Proteins from a single region of Dysosmobacter acutus:
- the aroF gene encoding 3-deoxy-7-phosphoheptulonate synthase: protein MIIVLKPNPDQKQLEALKKWLSDQNLTVHDSLGVNNTVLGLVGDTTAVDTEMLRAMSIVQDVQRVQEPYKCANRKMHQTDTVIDVGGVKIGGGSFQIMAGPCSIESEEQISEIAVAVKAAGASILRGGAFKPRTSPYAFQGLREKGLEMLIKASRQAGMPVVTEIMDISQLPYFEDVDVIQVGARNMQNFELLKELGRTDKPILLKRGFSATLTELLMSAEYIMAGGNEKVILCERGIRTFATDTRNTLDLSAIPLLRRMTHLPIIVDPSHGTGIRSLVKPMALASAIIGADGLMVEVHNHPEKAWCDGQQSITPETFADVAKCVRDVLPYRCREEIE, encoded by the coding sequence ATGATTATCGTACTCAAGCCCAATCCCGATCAAAAACAGTTAGAGGCCCTGAAGAAGTGGCTTTCCGACCAGAACCTGACCGTCCATGATTCCCTGGGCGTCAACAACACCGTCCTGGGCCTGGTGGGCGACACCACCGCCGTGGACACGGAGATGCTCCGGGCCATGAGCATCGTCCAGGACGTGCAGCGCGTCCAGGAGCCCTATAAGTGCGCCAACCGGAAAATGCACCAGACCGACACGGTCATCGATGTGGGCGGCGTGAAGATTGGCGGGGGCTCCTTCCAGATCATGGCCGGCCCCTGCTCCATTGAGAGCGAGGAGCAGATCAGCGAGATCGCAGTGGCTGTGAAGGCCGCCGGAGCCAGCATCCTCCGTGGCGGCGCCTTCAAGCCCCGCACCTCTCCTTACGCCTTCCAGGGCCTGCGGGAAAAGGGCCTGGAAATGCTTATCAAGGCCAGCCGCCAGGCCGGGATGCCGGTGGTCACCGAGATCATGGACATCTCCCAGCTGCCCTACTTCGAGGATGTGGACGTGATCCAGGTGGGCGCCCGGAACATGCAGAACTTTGAGCTCCTCAAGGAGTTGGGCAGGACCGACAAGCCCATCCTCCTCAAGCGGGGGTTTTCCGCCACGCTGACCGAGCTTTTGATGAGCGCCGAGTACATTATGGCCGGCGGCAACGAGAAGGTGATCCTCTGCGAGCGGGGCATCCGCACCTTTGCCACCGACACCCGCAACACCCTGGATCTCTCCGCCATCCCCCTGCTGCGCCGGATGACCCATCTGCCCATCATCGTGGATCCCAGCCACGGCACCGGCATCCGCTCCCTGGTGAAGCCCATGGCCCTGGCCAGCGCCATCATCGGGGCGGACGGACTGATGGTGGAGGTCCACAACCACCCGGAAAAGGCCTGGTGCGACGGCCAGCAGTCCATCACGCCCGAGACCTTTGCCGACGTGGCCAAGTGCGTTCGGGACGTGCTGCCGTACCGCTGCCGCGAGGAGATCGAATAA
- the aroB gene encoding 3-dehydroquinate synthase, producing the protein MPTIHVHTKPEYDIHIGRGLLDQCGELTRPVKEPCRVLVLCDTNVEPLYADRVERSFAAAGYEVKHHVFPAGEESKNLTVLGEILNRLGEEGFTRTDLLAALGGGVCGDMGGFAAAVFQRGIDFVQIPTTLLAAVDSSVGGKTAVDLPCGKNMAGCFWQPRAVICDPDVFDTLTPEVFACGMAETIKTGAILDKTLFEQLERCDIRDKIEAVVARCCALKRSVVEEDERDLGLRQLLNFGHTIGHGIERTSRFTLPHGYAVAIGMVLMARASERSGAAEEGITERLIAILQRYGLPTSTDLPVETLCEASHMDKKRSGKGITIVVPERLGAAVRRKMTMEELDRWISKGAGV; encoded by the coding sequence ATGCCCACCATCCATGTGCATACCAAGCCCGAATATGACATCCACATCGGCCGGGGTCTTTTGGATCAATGCGGGGAACTGACCCGCCCGGTGAAGGAGCCCTGCCGCGTGCTGGTGCTGTGCGACACCAACGTGGAGCCTCTGTACGCCGACCGGGTGGAGCGCTCCTTTGCCGCCGCCGGGTATGAGGTGAAGCATCATGTCTTTCCCGCCGGGGAAGAGAGCAAGAACCTGACCGTGCTGGGGGAAATCCTGAACCGCTTGGGCGAGGAGGGCTTCACCCGCACGGACCTGCTGGCCGCCTTGGGCGGCGGCGTCTGTGGCGACATGGGCGGCTTTGCCGCGGCGGTGTTCCAGCGGGGCATCGACTTTGTTCAGATCCCCACCACGCTGCTTGCGGCGGTGGACTCCTCCGTGGGCGGCAAAACGGCGGTGGACCTGCCCTGCGGCAAAAATATGGCCGGCTGCTTCTGGCAGCCAAGGGCCGTGATCTGCGACCCGGACGTATTCGACACGCTGACGCCGGAGGTGTTTGCCTGCGGCATGGCGGAGACCATCAAGACCGGCGCCATCTTGGATAAAACCCTCTTTGAACAGCTGGAGCGCTGCGACATCCGTGACAAGATCGAGGCTGTGGTGGCCCGCTGCTGTGCGCTTAAGCGCTCCGTGGTGGAGGAGGACGAGCGGGACCTGGGGCTGCGCCAGCTCCTCAACTTCGGCCACACCATCGGCCACGGCATCGAGCGTACCTCCCGTTTCACCCTGCCCCACGGCTACGCCGTGGCCATCGGCATGGTGCTCATGGCCCGCGCCAGCGAGCGGTCAGGCGCCGCCGAGGAGGGAATTACGGAGCGGCTCATCGCCATTTTGCAGCGCTACGGCCTGCCCACTTCCACCGATCTGCCGGTGGAGACGCTGTGCGAGGCCTCCCACATGGATAAAAAGCGCTCGGGCAAGGGGATCACCATTGTGGTGCCGGAGCGGCTGGGCGCCGCCGTCCGCCGGAAGATGACCATGGAGGAACTGGACCGGTGGATCAGCAAGGGGGCGGGGGTATGA
- the aroA gene encoding 3-phosphoshikimate 1-carboxyvinyltransferase, which yields MNVRIPPNTLRGSVEAISSKSCLHRQMICALLSRRETAIACRGLSRDVEATARCARALGCAVELSETAIRLRPAEGIAHRPLLDCGESGSTARFLLPVAAAVTEGFSMTGEGRLPCRPMADLVRAMEENGCTVSGDHLPLTVEGRLRSGTYRLPGDVSSQYVTGLLLALPNLDGDSAICLTTPLQSRAYVDITLEVLESFGVRVEKRDRGFFVPGNQTFTPPDDLRSEGDWSNAAFWFCAAAMGENRLEVTGLNGWSVQGDRAVVEVIRRMGQEGDLSIRVEEIPDLVPALSILACARRGKTTFTGASRLRLKESDRIESCRRMICALGGSAEAGPDSLSILGSGALRGGTVDGCGDHRIVMAAAIGSLLCSEDVTVTGAEAVNKSYPQFFADFRALGGIVDDIL from the coding sequence ATGAACGTCCGCATCCCCCCCAACACCCTCCGGGGCTCGGTGGAGGCCATCTCCTCCAAATCCTGCCTCCACCGCCAGATGATCTGCGCCCTCCTTTCACGGCGGGAGACCGCCATCGCCTGCCGCGGCCTCTCCCGGGACGTGGAGGCCACCGCCCGGTGTGCCCGGGCGCTGGGGTGCGCGGTGGAGCTCAGCGAGACCGCCATCCGCCTGCGCCCGGCGGAGGGGATTGCGCATCGGCCGCTGTTGGATTGCGGCGAGTCCGGCTCCACGGCCCGCTTCCTCCTGCCGGTGGCCGCCGCGGTCACGGAGGGGTTTTCCATGACCGGAGAGGGGAGACTTCCCTGCCGGCCCATGGCGGACCTGGTCCGGGCCATGGAGGAGAACGGCTGCACCGTCTCCGGCGACCATCTGCCCCTGACGGTGGAGGGCCGCCTGCGCAGCGGGACCTACCGGCTGCCGGGAGATGTGAGCTCCCAATATGTGACGGGGCTGCTGCTGGCTTTACCCAATTTGGATGGGGACAGCGCCATCTGCCTGACCACGCCCCTTCAGTCCCGGGCCTATGTGGACATCACCCTTGAGGTGCTGGAGTCCTTCGGCGTTCGGGTGGAAAAAAGGGACCGGGGCTTTTTTGTACCCGGGAACCAGACCTTTACGCCGCCTGACGACCTGCGCTCGGAGGGGGACTGGTCCAACGCCGCGTTCTGGTTCTGCGCCGCCGCCATGGGCGAAAACCGCCTGGAGGTCACCGGCCTCAACGGCTGGAGCGTCCAGGGCGACCGGGCGGTGGTGGAGGTGATCCGCCGCATGGGCCAGGAGGGCGACCTCTCCATCCGGGTGGAGGAGATTCCGGACCTGGTGCCGGCGCTGTCCATTCTGGCCTGTGCCCGGCGGGGAAAGACCACCTTCACCGGGGCCTCCCGCCTCCGGCTGAAGGAGAGCGACCGGATCGAGTCCTGCCGCCGGATGATCTGTGCCTTGGGCGGCAGCGCCGAGGCCGGGCCCGACAGCCTCAGCATTTTGGGGAGCGGCGCGCTGCGGGGCGGGACGGTGGATGGGTGCGGCGACCACCGCATCGTCATGGCCGCCGCCATCGGTTCCCTCTTGTGCAGCGAAGATGTCACCGTCACGGGCGCGGAGGCGGTGAATAAGTCCTATCCCCAGTTTTTTGCAGACTTCCGCGCCTTGGGAGGGATTGTGGATGACATCCTTTGA
- the aroC gene encoding chorismate synthase gives MTSFELGRNFTVQVFGQSHADAIGAVVDGLPAGKRIDLDEVFRFMGRRAPGKNGFSTARREADRPEVLSGLVDGCTTGAPVCAVIRNENVRSGDYANVLTVPRPGHADFPAYVKYGGKNDVRGGGAFSGRMTAPLCFAGALCLQLLRERGIEVFAHIRSVAGMEDAAIDPCCPDLDALRAVAEKEFPTLSDAAGKEMRSAIAQAKGEGDSVGGVIECVAVGLPVGLGSHMFGGVENRLSAALFGIPAVRGVEFGSGFAGCGRRGSENNDPFRLREGRVVTTKNDHGGVLGGMTSGMPLVFRVGVKPTPSIAKPQQSVDLSAMEETELTIHGRHDPCIVPRAVPVAEAVTAIVLLDLLYDNN, from the coding sequence ATGACATCCTTTGAGCTTGGACGAAACTTCACCGTGCAGGTCTTCGGCCAGTCCCACGCCGACGCCATCGGCGCCGTGGTGGACGGCCTGCCCGCCGGAAAACGGATCGACCTGGATGAGGTCTTCCGATTTATGGGGCGGCGCGCCCCGGGGAAGAACGGCTTTTCCACCGCGCGCCGCGAAGCGGACCGGCCGGAGGTGCTCTCCGGGCTGGTAGACGGCTGTACCACCGGCGCGCCGGTGTGCGCCGTCATCCGCAACGAAAACGTGCGCAGCGGCGACTATGCCAATGTCCTGACCGTGCCCCGTCCGGGCCACGCCGACTTTCCGGCCTATGTGAAGTACGGCGGCAAAAACGACGTTCGGGGCGGCGGGGCCTTCTCCGGCCGGATGACCGCGCCGCTGTGCTTTGCCGGCGCGCTGTGCCTTCAGCTCCTCCGGGAGCGGGGCATCGAGGTCTTTGCCCACATCCGCTCCGTCGCCGGAATGGAGGACGCGGCCATAGACCCCTGCTGCCCGGACCTTGACGCGCTGCGCGCCGTGGCGGAAAAGGAGTTTCCCACCCTCTCCGACGCGGCCGGCAAGGAAATGCGCTCCGCCATCGCCCAGGCCAAGGGGGAGGGCGACAGCGTGGGCGGCGTCATCGAGTGCGTGGCCGTGGGACTTCCCGTGGGGCTGGGCAGCCACATGTTCGGCGGGGTGGAAAACCGCCTCAGCGCCGCCCTTTTCGGAATCCCCGCCGTCCGGGGCGTGGAGTTCGGCAGCGGCTTTGCGGGCTGCGGCCGCCGGGGCAGCGAAAATAACGACCCCTTCCGCCTGCGGGAGGGGCGGGTGGTCACCACGAAAAACGACCACGGCGGCGTCCTGGGCGGAATGACCAGCGGCATGCCCCTTGTTTTCCGCGTCGGCGTCAAGCCCACGCCTTCCATTGCAAAGCCCCAGCAATCCGTGGACCTTTCCGCCATGGAGGAGACGGAGCTTACGATCCACGGCCGCCACGACCCCTGTATCGTCCCCAGGGCGGTGCCGGTGGCGGAGGCGGTGACGGCCATTGTGCTGCTGGACCTTTTGTACGACAACAACTGA
- a CDS encoding bifunctional chorismate mutase/prephenate dehydratase: MDIQELRAGIDAVDNQIRELFTRRMDLSSQIADYKRANKLPILDRTREREILARLTADQDPDLANYTRMLFKTLFDMSRAYQSARMGESQQLEEQIKSALESSPRKLPQNVTVACQGVEGAYSQIACDKLFASAGVMFMDSFEGVARAVGSGLCDYGILPIENNLYGSVNEVYDLMRRHSFYIVRSIKLRINHSLVVKPETKGGDIREIFSHEQAIGQCSEFLKKYPNAKVTICENTAMAAKRVAQSDRSDTAAICSAECSELYGLKQLHRDIQNSDNNYTRFICIARNLQILEGVNKVSILFRVPHRPGSLYEVLSTFATVGVNVSKLESRPIPGHDFDFLFYADVDADCREEQTVKMLCDLTRCTEEMTFLGAYSEA, from the coding sequence ATGGACATTCAGGAATTGCGCGCCGGAATCGACGCCGTTGACAATCAGATCCGGGAGCTCTTCACCCGGCGCATGGACCTGTCCAGCCAGATCGCGGACTATAAGCGGGCCAACAAGCTGCCCATCCTGGACCGCACCCGGGAGCGGGAGATTCTGGCCCGTCTGACGGCGGACCAGGACCCGGACCTGGCAAACTACACCCGGATGCTGTTCAAGACCCTTTTTGACATGAGCCGGGCCTATCAGTCCGCCCGCATGGGCGAGAGCCAGCAGCTGGAGGAGCAGATCAAATCCGCCCTTGAGTCCTCCCCCCGAAAGCTCCCCCAGAACGTCACCGTGGCCTGCCAGGGCGTGGAGGGCGCCTACTCCCAGATCGCCTGCGACAAGCTGTTCGCCTCCGCCGGCGTCATGTTCATGGACAGCTTTGAGGGCGTGGCCCGGGCGGTGGGCAGCGGCCTTTGCGACTACGGCATATTGCCCATTGAAAACAACCTCTACGGCTCCGTCAACGAGGTCTATGACCTGATGCGCAGGCACAGCTTCTATATCGTCCGCTCCATCAAGCTGCGCATCAACCACTCTTTGGTGGTGAAGCCGGAGACAAAGGGCGGCGACATCCGGGAGATTTTCTCCCACGAGCAGGCCATCGGCCAGTGCAGCGAGTTTTTGAAGAAGTATCCCAACGCCAAGGTCACCATCTGCGAGAACACGGCCATGGCGGCCAAGCGGGTGGCCCAGTCCGACCGCTCCGACACGGCCGCCATCTGCTCCGCTGAGTGCAGCGAGCTTTACGGCCTCAAGCAGCTCCACCGGGACATCCAGAACAGCGACAACAACTACACCCGCTTCATCTGCATCGCAAGGAACCTCCAGATTCTGGAGGGAGTCAATAAGGTCAGCATCCTCTTCCGCGTGCCCCACCGCCCCGGCTCCCTCTACGAGGTGCTCTCCACCTTTGCCACCGTGGGCGTCAACGTCTCCAAGCTGGAGAGCCGCCCCATCCCCGGTCACGACTTTGACTTCCTCTTCTACGCCGACGTGGACGCGGACTGCCGGGAGGAGCAGACGGTGAAGATGCTGTGCGACCTGACCCGCTGCACTGAGGAGATGACCTTCTTAGGCGCCTACTCCGAGGCGTAA
- a CDS encoding shikimate kinase, with protein sequence MYGLIGKTLGHSFSPQLHRWMWGCEYRLLPMDEDAAERFFTQRAFDGVNVTIPYKQLALRLCDEVDDRAERIGAVNTVVNRGGRLYGYNTDYDGLSACIRRAGISLLGRRVLILGTGGTSRTARAVAEDMGAEEIVTISRSGPDNYENIRRHAGAEILINTTPVGMYPSAGAAAVDIGIFPKLQGVVDAVYNPLTTYLVDQARQRGIPATCGLPMLVIQAQRAGEHFSGRRISDASAEAALRRITAEQTNLVLMGMPGSGKSTVGAILGKRLGRPFVDLDEEIVRTAGKPIAEIFDSGGEEAFRTIESQVLRQVSARHGIVLALGGGTAVREENRYFIRQNGRVYYLQRPLEVLSGEGRPLSKSPEAIRALYEERREVYQSMADVSVDCSARGTEEAAAIIAKEWQSL encoded by the coding sequence ATGTACGGGCTCATCGGAAAGACACTGGGCCACAGCTTTTCCCCCCAGCTCCACCGCTGGATGTGGGGCTGTGAGTACCGGCTCCTCCCCATGGACGAGGACGCGGCGGAACGGTTTTTCACCCAGCGCGCCTTTGACGGCGTCAACGTCACCATCCCCTACAAGCAGCTGGCATTGAGGCTGTGCGACGAGGTGGACGACCGGGCGGAGCGGATCGGCGCGGTGAACACGGTGGTGAACCGGGGCGGACGGCTCTACGGCTACAACACGGACTACGACGGCCTCTCCGCCTGCATCCGCCGGGCGGGGATCAGCCTTCTGGGCCGCAGGGTGCTGATCCTTGGCACCGGCGGCACCTCCCGCACCGCCCGCGCGGTGGCGGAGGACATGGGCGCGGAGGAGATCGTCACCATCTCCCGCTCGGGCCCGGACAACTATGAGAACATCCGCCGCCACGCGGGCGCGGAAATCCTCATCAACACCACGCCGGTGGGCATGTATCCCTCCGCGGGCGCGGCGGCGGTGGACATCGGCATCTTCCCCAAGCTCCAGGGCGTGGTGGACGCGGTCTACAATCCCCTGACCACTTACCTGGTGGATCAGGCCCGGCAGCGGGGGATTCCCGCCACCTGCGGGCTGCCCATGCTGGTGATCCAGGCCCAGCGGGCGGGAGAGCACTTCTCCGGGCGGCGCATCTCCGACGCGTCGGCGGAGGCCGCGCTGCGCCGCATCACGGCGGAGCAGACCAACCTGGTGCTGATGGGTATGCCCGGCAGCGGAAAGAGCACGGTGGGCGCCATATTAGGCAAGCGCCTGGGCCGGCCCTTCGTGGATTTGGACGAGGAGATCGTCCGCACCGCGGGCAAGCCCATCGCGGAGATTTTCGACTCCGGCGGGGAGGAAGCCTTCCGGACCATAGAGTCCCAGGTGCTGCGCCAGGTCAGCGCCCGCCACGGCATCGTGCTGGCCCTGGGAGGCGGCACGGCGGTGCGGGAGGAGAACCGCTATTTCATACGCCAGAACGGCCGTGTCTACTATCTCCAGCGTCCCCTTGAGGTCCTCTCCGGCGAGGGACGGCCCCTATCCAAGAGCCCCGAGGCCATCCGCGCCCTCTATGAAGAGCGCAGGGAGGTCTACCAGTCTATGGCCGACGTAAGCGTGGACTGCTCCGCACGCGGCACGGAGGAGGCCGCCGCGATCATTGCAAAGGAGTGGCAAAGCCTATGA
- the aroQ gene encoding type II 3-dehydroquinate dehydratase has protein sequence MKIMVLNGPNLNMLGIREPGIYGSVSYEGLLKLIADYAAAHGHELILRQSNHEGDLVDWIQEAYGKCDGIVINPGAYTHTSVALLDAVKAVNLPTVEVHISDVDSREPFRQVSYISLGCVRTIKGMGLEGYLEAIRTLEQRGGAQ, from the coding sequence ATGAAGATCATGGTGCTCAACGGCCCCAACCTCAATATGCTGGGCATCCGGGAGCCGGGGATTTACGGCTCCGTCAGCTATGAGGGGCTTTTGAAGCTGATAGCGGACTACGCCGCCGCCCACGGCCATGAGCTGATTCTCCGCCAGAGCAACCACGAGGGGGACCTGGTGGACTGGATTCAGGAGGCCTACGGAAAGTGCGACGGCATCGTCATCAACCCCGGCGCCTACACCCACACCAGCGTGGCGCTTCTGGACGCGGTGAAGGCCGTGAACCTCCCCACGGTGGAGGTCCACATCTCCGATGTGGACAGCCGTGAGCCGTTTCGTCAGGTGTCCTACATCTCCCTTGGGTGCGTCCGCACCATCAAGGGCATGGGCCTGGAGGGGTATCTTGAGGCCATCCGGACGTTGGAACAGAGGGGGGGCGCGCAGTGA
- a CDS encoding PLP-dependent aminotransferase family protein produces the protein MNYHFSNLMSRQSDSVEKLLKNTNDPAMIPFSGGNPAPEAFPVAELSALCGRIFAEQPVAALQYNYSSGYPALRDTVKRWVRERYGVGGGEDEVLITTGSQQGMLLTARALCDPGDVVLCEEFSFLGALNSFRSCGADTVGVAMEPDGMSIGDLERKLKAHPNARFLYTIPNFQNPTGVTLSAEKRREVYRLACRYGIVVLEDDPYGELRFQGEDLPPIKTLDEEGRVIYCGSFSKVVAPGLRVAYAVANRELVTRMSRDKAGDDVHTSALPQILCQRFLEETDFAAHLTSLKQVYRRKARLMMECLDREAVPSGISYLPIDGGMFLWCTLPEGADMLDYCDRLAAEAHVAVVPGSAFAADEGAPCRSFRVNFSTPADEDIVRGCEQLGAFTRTYLGR, from the coding sequence GTGAACTACCATTTTTCAAACCTCATGAGCCGCCAGAGCGACAGCGTGGAAAAGCTGCTGAAAAACACCAACGACCCGGCCATGATCCCCTTTTCCGGGGGAAACCCGGCGCCGGAGGCCTTCCCGGTGGCGGAGCTTTCGGCCCTGTGCGGCCGGATTTTCGCCGAGCAGCCGGTGGCGGCGCTGCAGTATAACTACTCCAGCGGCTATCCCGCCCTGCGGGATACGGTAAAGCGCTGGGTTCGGGAGCGCTATGGCGTGGGCGGCGGGGAGGACGAGGTCCTCATCACCACCGGCTCCCAGCAGGGCATGCTCCTCACCGCCCGGGCGCTGTGCGACCCCGGCGACGTGGTGCTGTGCGAGGAGTTCAGCTTCTTAGGCGCGCTCAACTCCTTCCGCTCCTGCGGGGCGGACACGGTGGGCGTGGCCATGGAGCCGGACGGCATGAGCATCGGCGACCTGGAGCGCAAGCTCAAGGCCCATCCCAACGCCCGCTTTCTCTACACTATCCCCAACTTCCAAAACCCCACCGGCGTCACCCTCAGCGCTGAGAAGCGGCGGGAGGTGTACCGCCTGGCCTGCCGGTACGGCATCGTGGTTCTGGAGGACGACCCCTACGGCGAGCTGCGGTTCCAGGGGGAGGACCTGCCGCCCATCAAGACGCTGGACGAGGAGGGACGGGTCATCTACTGCGGCAGCTTTTCCAAGGTGGTGGCGCCGGGGCTGCGGGTGGCCTACGCCGTGGCCAACCGGGAGCTTGTCACCCGCATGAGCCGGGACAAGGCCGGCGACGATGTGCACACCAGCGCCCTGCCTCAGATTCTCTGCCAGCGCTTTTTGGAGGAGACGGATTTTGCGGCTCACCTGACGAGCCTGAAGCAGGTTTACCGGCGCAAGGCCCGGCTGATGATGGAGTGCCTGGACCGGGAGGCGGTTCCCTCCGGCATTTCCTACCTGCCCATCGACGGCGGCATGTTCCTCTGGTGCACCCTGCCCGAGGGGGCCGACATGCTTGACTACTGCGACCGCCTGGCGGCGGAGGCCCACGTGGCCGTGGTGCCGGGCAGCGCCTTTGCCGCCGATGAGGGCGCGCCCTGCCGGAGCTTCCGGGTGAATTTCTCCACCCCCGCGGACGAGGACATCGTCCGGGGCTGTGAACAGCTTGGCGCGTTTACAAGGACATATCTTGGAAGATAA
- a CDS encoding TrpB-like pyridoxal phosphate-dependent enzyme — translation MANEKIPYKIYLTEEEMPKSWYNVRADMKNKPAPLLNPGTLQPMGFEDLRGVFCDELIRQELDNDTAYFPIPEEIRSFYKMYRPSPLVRAYCLEEKLQTPAKIYYKFEGNNTSGSHKLNSAIAQAYYAKEQGLKGVTTETGAGQWGTALSMACGYLGLDCKVYMVKCSYEQKPFRREVMRTYGASVTPSPSDTTAVGRKILSEHPGTTGSLGCAISEAVEVATSNPGYRYVLGSVLNQVLLHQSVIGLETKAALDKYGIVPDVIIGCAGGGSNLGGLIAPFMGQELRGEAKYRFIAVEPASCPSLTRGRYAYDFCDTGMVCPLAKMYTLGSNFIPSANHAGGLRYHGMSSILSQLYHDGYMEARSVEQTSVFEAAELFARVEGILPAPESSHAIRVAIDEAEKCKETGEEKTIVFGLTGTGYFDLVAYQKFHDGEMTDVIPTDAELEESFAQLPPQPENL, via the coding sequence ATGGCAAACGAAAAAATCCCTTACAAAATCTATCTGACCGAAGAGGAGATGCCCAAGAGCTGGTACAACGTCCGCGCGGACATGAAGAATAAGCCCGCCCCCCTGCTCAACCCCGGCACCCTCCAGCCCATGGGCTTTGAGGACCTGCGCGGCGTGTTCTGCGACGAGCTGATCCGCCAGGAGTTAGACAACGACACCGCCTACTTCCCCATTCCCGAGGAAATCCGCAGCTTCTATAAGATGTACCGCCCCTCTCCCCTGGTCCGGGCCTATTGCCTGGAGGAAAAGCTCCAGACCCCGGCCAAAATTTACTATAAGTTCGAGGGCAACAACACCTCCGGTTCCCACAAGCTCAACAGCGCCATCGCCCAGGCGTACTACGCCAAGGAGCAGGGACTCAAGGGCGTGACCACCGAGACCGGAGCCGGCCAGTGGGGCACGGCGCTGTCCATGGCCTGCGGATACCTGGGGCTGGACTGCAAGGTCTATATGGTGAAGTGCTCCTATGAGCAAAAGCCCTTCCGCCGGGAGGTCATGCGCACCTACGGCGCCAGCGTCACGCCGTCCCCCAGCGACACCACCGCCGTGGGCCGGAAGATCCTCTCCGAGCACCCCGGCACCACAGGATCCCTTGGCTGCGCCATCTCCGAGGCCGTGGAGGTCGCCACCTCCAACCCCGGCTACCGCTACGTGTTGGGCAGCGTGCTGAACCAGGTGCTGCTCCACCAGAGCGTCATCGGACTGGAGACCAAGGCCGCCCTGGATAAGTACGGCATTGTGCCCGACGTCATCATTGGCTGCGCCGGAGGCGGCTCCAACTTGGGCGGCCTGATCGCGCCCTTCATGGGCCAGGAACTACGGGGCGAGGCCAAGTACCGCTTCATCGCCGTGGAGCCCGCCAGCTGCCCCAGCCTCACCCGGGGCCGGTACGCCTACGACTTCTGCGACACGGGCATGGTCTGCCCCCTGGCAAAGATGTATACCCTTGGGTCCAACTTCATCCCCTCGGCCAACCACGCCGGCGGACTGCGCTATCACGGCATGAGCTCCATCCTGTCCCAGCTCTATCACGACGGCTACATGGAGGCCCGGTCCGTGGAGCAGACCTCCGTCTTTGAGGCGGCGGAGCTGTTCGCCCGGGTGGAGGGCATCCTCCCCGCCCCGGAGTCCAGCCACGCCATCCGGGTGGCCATCGACGAGGCGGAAAAGTGCAAGGAGACCGGCGAGGAGAAGACCATCGTCTTCGGCCTCACCGGCACGGGCTATTTCGATCTGGTGGCCTATCAGAAGTTCCACGACGGCGAGATGACCGACGTGATCCCCACGGACGCGGAGCTGGAGGAGAGCTTTGCCCAGCTGCCTCCCCAGCCGGAGAATCTGTAA